The genomic stretch TTCCGCACGGTCAGTGCCGTCTCGTCGAACCACAGGGAGTCGGGGAGGGTGGGGGCGGCGGTGGCCGGGCGGGGTCCGGCCACCGTCAGGAGTCCGAGAAGGAGAACCAGCACAACGAGCACACGCGCACGTGTAGTTGGCATGTTCCCTACAGTCCGGCGACTCCCGGACTCCGTCAACACTTCTGACTCGCGAGTAAGTTGATTCTCAGTCAGCTCGACATAGGGTTCGACGGTCGGCTCAACTTCCCACCCGGCGCGACACGTTCAGCAGGTACTCCTTCCGGTTCAGCGGGTTGTGGTCGGTGCGCGCCCGCTCCGGGACCGTGCCGCGGGTGACCGGCGCGTAGTGGTCGAAGGCGCTCTCCAGCTCGCCCTCGCCGCGGGTGAGCCCGGGCAGGCGCTGCTCCAGCTCGTGCACCCGCGCCGCGGGCACCGCGCCCTCCAGTACGCAGCTCTCCCCGCGGGTCTCGGTGGCCCCCGGGACCGCGCCGAGCCCGGCCAGTACCGGGAGGAGGGCGCCGAGGGTGTCGGCCGGGGCCTCGACGCGGAAGCGGTGCATCGGCTCGTACACCTGCGTGCCCGCCCGGCGCAGCGCCTCGATCAGAACGAGCGGGGTCAGTCCGCGGAAGTCGTAGCCGGTGCTGGACATGCTCTTGTCGAAGCCCTGGTGCGCGTGGCTCTGCCGCGGCGAGTAGCCGGAATGGGTCATGGTGACCGCGCAGTCGGGGATCCGCCAGCCGTGCAGACCCTGCCCGAGGGTCTCGCGGACCGTGTCCTCGACGGCCTTGAAGAAGGCGTACGGCATGGAGCCGAGCTCCACCTCCAGCGCGAAGGAGACACCGGTGCCGACCGGGGCGGGGGCGACGCGCAGGCCGACCGTCGCGAGGAAGGGGTTCGGGTCCTTCCCGTTGAACTCGACGGCGAGGCCGGTGCCGACCGGCCGTTCGACGCACAGCGGGGTCGTCTCCCGGAAGGTGACGTCGAGGCCGTACTCGTCGGCGAGCGTGGACTGCACGACCTCCTTCTGCACCTCGCCGTAGAGCGAGACGGAGATCTCCCGGCGGATCTCGTCGTGGCGCAGGCCGATCAGCGGGTCCTGTTCGGCGAGCTGGGTGAGGGCACCGTGCAGCGCCCGGGGGGCCATGCCGGGCCCGGGGACGACGACCGTCTCCAGGGTGGGCGGGGCGAAGAAGTGGCTCTCCGCCTTGCGGGGGCGGCCGAGCGCGTCGCCGATCCTGATGTCGGGCAGGCCCCACAGCTTGGCGATCCGGCCCGCCGGGACGGCGTCGCGGCGGAGGTCGGTGCCGTGCTCGAAGACGCTGACGGCGGTGACCTTGCCCTCTCGGCGGCCGTCGCCGAACGCCACGGGGA from Streptomyces davaonensis JCM 4913 encodes the following:
- a CDS encoding elongation factor G, with the translated sequence MPLLNLGILAHVDAGKTSLTERLLHSVGVIDEIGSVDAGTTRTDTLALERRRGITIKSAVVSFPVDDVTVNLIDTPGHPDFIAEVERVLGVLDGAVLVVSAVEGVQAQTRVLMRTLRRLAIPTLVFVNKIDRRGAREEEVLRAIARRLGAPVVPMGRTSALGTREAAFTPGLGPAALDALADHDDALLTAYVENTVSPDRLRTALIEQTRQGLVHPVYFGSAVTGAGVDALTGGIRELLPAADGDPEGPLSGTVFKVERGPAGEKIAYARIFSGTLGVRVPVAFGDGRREGKVTAVSVFEHGTDLRRDAVPAGRIAKLWGLPDIRIGDALGRPRKAESHFFAPPTLETVVVPGPGMAPRALHGALTQLAEQDPLIGLRHDEIRREISVSLYGEVQKEVVQSTLADEYGLDVTFRETTPLCVERPVGTGLAVEFNGKDPNPFLATVGLRVAPAPVGTGVSFALEVELGSMPYAFFKAVEDTVRETLGQGLHGWRIPDCAVTMTHSGYSPRQSHAHQGFDKSMSSTGYDFRGLTPLVLIEALRRAGTQVYEPMHRFRVEAPADTLGALLPVLAGLGAVPGATETRGESCVLEGAVPAARVHELEQRLPGLTRGEGELESAFDHYAPVTRGTVPERARTDHNPLNRKEYLLNVSRRVGS